From a single Asticcacaulis sp. MM231 genomic region:
- a CDS encoding peptidylprolyl isomerase — protein MSKLLNGPTLALAAILALSAGAACAQGFGQSTPDTGDAALASQPALAPDTQAPQLPPLGEGILTSVNNDMVTSYDLKQRMLLLIVTSGVQVTQENYAAFQQQAINSLIDERLQQQEMDHWKVKVSDADIDEEIARMAAQSNLKPDQLLAELKRVGVEPATLRAQIAAESGWNTLVGGRYHANASVGTAQVDSLMDKVIADGQKPQYLVAEIFIDNASAGSPANAQQGAKQLYDQISQKVAPFQSVARQFSSAPSAANGGDAGWLVSGNIDPAVEDVLKTLEPGQMSPPITTKDGAYIYLMRQKTQGNADMVFRIKQAAVPLPANASAADISSAQAALTSFRSRVNSCEAVDEQLGKTSGSVQVTDLGDAQLSTLLANYSDALRPLKANQTTEPMRNSQNMNILYVCDRQLAGDNALTRQQVETNLVNQRLSMLGRRYLRELRSTATIESH, from the coding sequence ATGTCCAAGCTTCTGAACGGTCCTACTCTGGCTCTGGCCGCCATCTTGGCCTTAAGCGCCGGTGCTGCCTGTGCTCAAGGCTTTGGCCAGAGCACGCCGGATACTGGCGACGCCGCCCTGGCATCCCAACCGGCTTTGGCGCCCGATACGCAGGCGCCACAACTTCCGCCGCTTGGCGAAGGCATCCTGACGTCGGTCAATAACGACATGGTCACGTCCTATGATCTGAAGCAGCGCATGTTGCTGCTGATCGTCACATCCGGCGTCCAGGTCACCCAGGAAAACTACGCTGCTTTCCAGCAACAGGCTATCAACAGCCTGATCGACGAGCGCCTGCAACAACAGGAAATGGACCACTGGAAGGTCAAGGTATCGGATGCCGATATCGATGAAGAAATCGCTCGCATGGCCGCTCAAAGCAATCTGAAGCCGGATCAACTGCTGGCAGAACTCAAGCGCGTCGGCGTCGAACCCGCTACGCTGCGGGCGCAAATTGCCGCGGAATCGGGCTGGAATACCCTCGTCGGCGGTCGCTACCATGCCAATGCCAGTGTTGGCACGGCACAGGTCGATTCCCTGATGGACAAGGTCATCGCCGATGGCCAGAAGCCTCAGTATCTGGTGGCTGAAATCTTTATCGATAACGCCTCGGCTGGCTCGCCGGCCAATGCGCAGCAAGGCGCCAAACAACTTTACGACCAGATTTCCCAAAAGGTCGCCCCTTTCCAATCGGTCGCGCGTCAGTTTTCCAGCGCCCCTTCGGCCGCCAATGGCGGTGACGCTGGCTGGCTGGTGTCGGGCAATATTGATCCTGCCGTCGAGGACGTGCTCAAAACCCTGGAGCCCGGTCAGATGAGCCCGCCCATCACCACCAAGGACGGCGCCTACATCTATCTGATGCGTCAGAAAACCCAAGGCAATGCCGACATGGTGTTCCGCATCAAGCAAGCGGCTGTGCCCCTGCCAGCCAATGCCAGTGCGGCTGATATCAGCAGCGCTCAGGCGGCGCTCACCAGCTTCCGTTCGCGCGTCAATAGTTGCGAAGCAGTAGATGAACAGTTGGGTAAGACAAGCGGCAGCGTTCAGGTGACCGATCTAGGCGACGCCCAACTCAGCACGCTTCTGGCAAATTACTCGGACGCGCTGCGTCCGCTCAAAGCCAATCAGACGACCGAGCCTATGCGCAACAGCCAGAACATGAACATTCTCTATGTTTGCGATCGCCAACTGGCCG
- the lptD gene encoding LPS assembly protein LptD has translation MMKRYSLYLGAGLVTLMTMGVGCGASAMAQASTADAADGKSITGTQLAFELAMAQAGAVTVASKASNDGRTETTPGTDGLAKGVSFIEADQIKRIDEEGLTEASGNVQMRLNGRTIRADTVTSNANTGVTIAKGHTQTINEDGSVQFADSITYDDNMESGYSENFALMAKNNTKVFARRLEQVNPDVNRLINVIYTPCQLCVKKGTTQSPTWSIEAGKITQRKDKKMVYYNNAVVKIHGVPVLYSPYLWTPDPELERASGFLPPKISTDRKRGLSYEQPYLWSISPYSYIILSPQLNASVNPLMNLEYKRQFYSGTFRARFGFTNESFFDNSGERHGLAATRDYLLADGAFKINEAWRWSFTAQHVKDPSGDARGDYANFFERYNIDGAFEKVGDLTVDSRQLINQINVTRQTPTAYFALTMANFQSMQVGGYLDADLTQPYAVSSDFYPTIAPQIEAYWSPKTRLLGGQLTLSANAIGIYHKRLSTDVYGLRAIDIGAPEASDGVTGYDTSRVSAGASWYGDMTTRGGLKWGPFFDFRHDYYKVTNLDANGLEGEVNRDLATTGLNLSYPLFKKFKGFTAIIEPTAQFAVSPDTKTNDYLPTEDSRSFEFDETTLFSVNKSPGFDIYESGARLNLGLRSELNFDTGLKLEGLVGRVLRDKPESQFLQTVTIASGAYAGTYVYDPTGLGSKNSDWIVDGSFNTGKGINGYTRLRLDGVSGRLSQGEYGLSMSSLNTLATLRYIVNNVLTVNQINNLAVPVVNGELQRFGDNYRNVQLYARHFVTSHWGVSARLDRDMVLDTWRRSTVSLIYRDDCSWFELVYQRNDTQLTAINGKPSSSIFFRLNLTTLGTSPVNFNDVR, from the coding sequence ATGATGAAGCGCTATTCACTGTATCTCGGAGCGGGCCTCGTAACCCTCATGACCATGGGCGTGGGTTGCGGCGCTTCGGCCATGGCGCAAGCCTCTACGGCAGATGCCGCAGATGGCAAGAGCATAACCGGCACGCAACTTGCTTTTGAACTGGCCATGGCCCAGGCAGGCGCCGTCACGGTTGCCTCGAAAGCCAGCAATGACGGCCGCACAGAAACCACGCCAGGTACGGACGGACTGGCTAAAGGCGTTTCCTTTATCGAAGCTGATCAGATAAAGCGCATCGATGAAGAAGGCCTCACTGAGGCTTCCGGCAATGTTCAGATGCGCCTTAATGGCCGCACCATCCGCGCTGATACGGTGACCTCAAATGCCAACACTGGCGTGACCATAGCCAAAGGGCACACCCAGACGATCAACGAAGACGGCAGCGTTCAGTTTGCCGACTCCATTACCTATGACGACAACATGGAGTCGGGTTACAGCGAAAACTTCGCGCTGATGGCCAAGAACAATACCAAGGTGTTCGCGCGCCGCCTTGAGCAAGTTAATCCCGATGTTAATCGCCTGATCAATGTCATCTATACGCCCTGCCAGCTCTGCGTAAAGAAAGGCACAACGCAGTCACCAACCTGGTCGATCGAAGCGGGTAAGATTACCCAGCGCAAAGACAAGAAAATGGTTTATTACAACAATGCTGTTGTGAAAATCCATGGCGTACCCGTCCTCTATTCTCCCTACCTCTGGACACCTGACCCGGAACTTGAACGCGCATCGGGCTTCCTGCCACCGAAGATCAGCACCGATCGCAAGCGTGGCCTCTCGTATGAGCAGCCCTATTTGTGGTCAATTTCGCCCTATTCTTATATCATTCTTAGCCCGCAGCTTAACGCCAGCGTCAACCCGCTGATGAACTTGGAATATAAGCGCCAGTTTTATTCCGGCACATTCAGAGCCCGTTTTGGTTTCACCAACGAAAGCTTCTTTGATAATAGCGGTGAGCGTCACGGCCTTGCCGCCACGCGCGATTATCTTTTGGCGGATGGCGCCTTCAAAATCAACGAGGCCTGGCGCTGGAGCTTTACGGCTCAACATGTCAAAGACCCCAGTGGTGATGCACGCGGTGACTATGCAAATTTCTTTGAGCGGTACAATATCGATGGCGCTTTTGAGAAGGTCGGCGACCTGACGGTGGATTCACGACAGCTAATCAATCAGATTAACGTGACACGTCAAACCCCCACGGCCTATTTCGCCTTAACCATGGCGAATTTCCAGAGCATGCAGGTTGGAGGGTATCTTGATGCCGACCTCACCCAGCCTTACGCGGTCAGCTCCGATTTCTATCCAACGATTGCACCGCAGATTGAAGCCTACTGGTCACCCAAAACCCGCTTGCTGGGGGGGCAACTCACGCTGTCAGCCAATGCCATTGGCATATATCATAAGCGGCTGTCGACGGACGTTTACGGTCTCAGAGCTATTGATATAGGGGCTCCGGAGGCATCGGACGGTGTTACGGGTTATGACACCTCTCGCGTAAGCGCCGGTGCGTCCTGGTATGGCGATATGACCACACGCGGCGGCCTGAAATGGGGCCCGTTCTTTGACTTTAGACACGACTATTACAAGGTTACAAACCTTGATGCAAATGGCCTCGAAGGTGAGGTCAATCGTGATCTGGCCACAACAGGCTTAAATCTCAGCTACCCTTTGTTCAAAAAATTCAAAGGCTTTACGGCCATCATTGAACCTACCGCGCAATTTGCTGTTTCGCCGGACACCAAAACCAATGACTATCTCCCGACCGAAGACAGCCGTTCGTTTGAATTCGACGAAACGACTCTGTTCTCTGTCAACAAGTCCCCTGGATTTGATATTTATGAATCCGGCGCCCGCCTCAACCTGGGTCTTCGTTCGGAACTTAACTTTGACACAGGTCTTAAACTTGAGGGTCTTGTAGGACGGGTTTTGCGCGACAAGCCCGAAAGCCAGTTTCTGCAGACCGTAACCATCGCGTCCGGCGCCTATGCAGGCACTTATGTCTATGACCCTACCGGCCTTGGCAGCAAAAATTCAGACTGGATTGTTGATGGCAGCTTCAATACCGGCAAGGGCATAAATGGCTACACCCGTCTCCGTCTTGACGGGGTTTCCGGACGTTTGAGCCAGGGGGAATATGGCCTGTCAATGTCGAGCCTCAACACCTTGGCGACCTTGCGTTACATCGTCAACAATGTCCTGACGGTCAACCAGATTAACAACTTAGCGGTTCCAGTTGTGAACGGTGAACTGCAACGCTTCGGTGATAACTATCGCAACGTCCAGCTTTACGCCCGTCATTTCGTAACGTCGCACTGGGGTGTTTCTGCGCGTCTTGATCGTGATATGGTTCTGGACACCTGGCGGCGTTCGACGGTCAGCCTCATCTATCGTGACGATTGTAGCTGGTTTGAGCTGGTCTATCAGCGAAACGACACCCAACTCACCGCCATTAATGGTAAGCCTTCATCCTCGATATTCTTCCGCCTTAACTTAACCACATTAGGAACATCACCTGTTAATTTTAATGATGTTCGCTAA
- a CDS encoding LptF/LptG family permease gives MNFQRGQPVLGILAYLNPWRTSRLETYILQTCIQAFASALMIVSSLIFLIEYVSISKNLGAKAEVSGLSVIGLMLEKSPGSILVLLPFAFLFGSLFAFVNLNRRSELIAMRAAGVSAWRFVTPAAILAFAFGLLTIGVFNPVASRLSDHYDKVVGKINHDADVKDMGAIYLRQGEGSQQIVIRAESQDEVIGHLKGVTFWVYDIDGKQVPVFRKRIDAQEATLRAGFWQLKNAREASVEGPAVPAYDVLTIPSNLDPQKAFKKYASTQAVPFWRLPGLINQNRISGFSTAMYELKLHQLLSTPLMFAAMTALGAVFSLRLMRLGGMTGLVISGISLGFVIFFVNQLFSSMGKAGVIPIFLAGWSPAVLAMLAAMTLIVYTEDG, from the coding sequence ATGAATTTTCAACGTGGCCAGCCCGTCCTCGGCATTTTGGCATACCTTAATCCCTGGCGTACAAGCCGGCTGGAAACCTATATTCTTCAAACCTGCATTCAGGCATTTGCGTCAGCGCTGATGATCGTCTCCAGCCTGATTTTCCTCATTGAATATGTAAGTATTTCTAAAAACCTCGGCGCCAAGGCTGAAGTTTCCGGACTGTCTGTGATCGGACTGATGCTTGAGAAATCACCAGGTTCAATCCTTGTCCTTTTACCATTTGCTTTTCTCTTCGGCTCACTGTTTGCCTTCGTCAATCTCAACCGTCGCAGCGAACTGATCGCTATGCGGGCTGCTGGCGTATCAGCGTGGCGGTTCGTCACGCCCGCCGCTATTCTCGCCTTCGCCTTTGGCCTGCTGACCATTGGCGTCTTCAACCCTGTGGCGTCGAGGCTTAGCGACCATTATGACAAGGTCGTAGGCAAGATCAATCATGACGCCGATGTTAAGGACATGGGCGCCATCTACCTGCGTCAAGGTGAAGGCAGCCAGCAGATCGTTATACGCGCCGAAAGCCAGGATGAGGTTATAGGCCACCTCAAGGGCGTGACCTTCTGGGTCTATGATATCGATGGCAAGCAGGTGCCAGTTTTCCGCAAACGTATCGATGCCCAGGAAGCCACCCTGCGTGCCGGTTTCTGGCAACTAAAAAATGCCCGCGAGGCCAGTGTCGAAGGCCCTGCAGTTCCGGCCTATGACGTGCTGACCATTCCGTCGAATCTCGATCCGCAGAAAGCATTCAAAAAATACGCCTCTACCCAGGCCGTGCCTTTCTGGCGCCTGCCGGGACTTATCAATCAGAACCGTATCTCCGGCTTTTCAACGGCGATGTATGAACTTAAGCTGCATCAACTTCTGTCCACGCCGCTGATGTTCGCGGCCATGACAGCACTCGGCGCCGTGTTCAGTCTGCGTCTGATGCGGCTTGGTGGTATGACGGGCCTGGTGATTTCAGGCATAAGCCTTGGTTTTGTCATTTTCTTCGTCAATCAGTTGTTTTCATCCATGGGCAAGGCGGGCGTTATCCCGATCTTTCTGGCCGGGTGGTCGCCGGCCGTTCTTGCCATGCTAGCCGCCATGACGCTGATCGTTTACACAGAAGACGGCTAA
- the lptF gene encoding LPS export ABC transporter permease LptF, which yields MRTLDRYIFRQLIVPVGGAVVALTAIALLSQSLTQFDLVVERGQSAWVFAKITLLSMPQLAGLIFPIALFVGTLVALTRMQGEHEFTAAYASGMSLMRVAYPIIRIGIYFTLISLTANLYLQPWSSRAMRHELYDVKNDLISSLIREGDFSTSETGLTIYVQRIDQNGLLRQIFIRTAGKDGKDQTFAAKEGRIKKIDGSSILVMRHGSNQQLASPGVLDHLTWDEYSFDITSYFASDDFLQYKEGDRYMHELIAPISYDFEKMAQPKYYAEANARLANPLYNLAFVLLAIVSVLGGKFSRNGYAQRIALAAAAAAATRIFGVVVETASASAYIINVLQYVVPMIPIVYCLHMIRRHDGSNLVSRSRVVSDRNVLKPL from the coding sequence ATGCGCACACTCGACCGCTACATATTTCGCCAACTGATCGTGCCGGTCGGCGGGGCAGTGGTGGCGCTAACGGCGATTGCCCTCCTGAGCCAGTCCTTGACCCAGTTCGACCTGGTGGTGGAGCGCGGCCAGAGCGCGTGGGTTTTCGCCAAAATCACCCTTCTCTCCATGCCGCAACTCGCCGGGCTGATTTTCCCGATCGCCCTTTTCGTCGGCACGCTTGTGGCGCTGACCCGGATGCAGGGTGAGCATGAATTCACGGCGGCCTACGCCAGCGGCATGTCGCTGATGCGCGTCGCCTACCCCATCATTCGCATTGGCATCTATTTCACCCTGATCAGTCTGACGGCAAATCTTTACCTCCAGCCATGGTCGTCGCGCGCCATGCGGCACGAACTCTATGACGTCAAGAACGACCTGATCTCAAGTCTCATCAGGGAGGGGGATTTTTCTACTTCCGAGACAGGCCTGACCATCTATGTGCAGCGCATTGACCAAAACGGGCTGCTGCGCCAGATATTCATTCGCACCGCCGGCAAGGATGGCAAGGATCAGACCTTCGCCGCCAAGGAAGGCCGCATCAAGAAGATAGATGGCAGTTCTATCCTGGTCATGCGCCATGGCTCCAACCAGCAACTGGCGTCGCCCGGCGTTCTGGATCACCTGACCTGGGACGAGTACAGCTTCGACATCACCTCCTATTTCGCCAGTGACGACTTCCTGCAGTACAAGGAAGGTGATCGCTATATGCACGAACTGATCGCGCCGATCAGCTATGATTTCGAGAAAATGGCGCAGCCGAAATACTATGCCGAAGCCAATGCGCGTCTGGCCAACCCGCTCTACAATCTGGCTTTTGTTCTGCTGGCCATTGTCAGCGTGCTAGGTGGCAAGTTCAGCCGTAACGGCTATGCCCAGCGTATTGCCCTCGCAGCCGCCGCAGCAGCAGCGACACGCATATTTGGCGTCGTAGTCGAAACCGCTAGTGCTTCGGCCTATATCATCAACGTTCTGCAATATGTCGTACCTATGATCCCGATTGTTTACTGCCTGCACATGATCCGCAGGCATGACGGCAGTAACCTCGTTTCACGTTCCCGCGTCGTCAGCGACCGGAACGTATTGAAACCTTTGTGA
- a CDS encoding leucyl aminopeptidase → MSQPTITLATKPTDKSCLAVILGDGEAQSKGFSALDSAVAEEIKSLLSVVNFKATRGKAQLLNRSEGVVIAVGGGDLTKLDTVAMETIAASLYHATKASGFEALSLDVTGYSAELAAHAVLALHLAAYRFDKYFGQAKLDKAPTLKNITVVCDDVAAAEAAYVPLGALREGIVFARDLVSEPANILYPQSYADRVKAYENIGLKVEVLGEPEMEKLGMHSLLGVGLGSRKELKLVVMQWFGAADQKAQPIAFVGKGVTFDTGGISIKPAEGMEDMKWDMGGSAAVVGTMVALAGRKAKVNAIGIIGLVENMPDGNAQRPGDVVKAMSGTTIEVINTDAEGRLVLADALWYCQDRFKPQFMIDLATLTGAMIIALGMDYAGVFSNNDELAEKISEASKSVLENTWRMPLPVQYEKQIDSKIADIRNIGGRPAGSITAALFLQRFVNGTPWAHMDIAPVAWTNEQRIPTVPEGATGFGVRTLNALVAKFYEG, encoded by the coding sequence ATGAGCCAGCCCACCATTACCCTTGCTACCAAGCCCACCGATAAGAGCTGTCTGGCTGTCATTCTGGGAGATGGGGAGGCGCAAAGCAAAGGATTTTCTGCTCTTGATTCGGCGGTGGCCGAAGAGATCAAATCTTTGCTGTCGGTTGTAAACTTCAAGGCCACGCGGGGTAAAGCACAACTGTTGAACCGATCCGAGGGCGTCGTGATCGCTGTGGGCGGCGGCGACCTGACGAAGCTCGACACAGTGGCCATGGAAACCATCGCCGCCAGCCTTTATCATGCAACGAAAGCCTCTGGCTTTGAAGCCTTAAGCCTCGATGTGACAGGCTATAGCGCCGAACTCGCAGCCCATGCCGTTCTGGCGTTGCATCTGGCTGCCTACCGTTTCGACAAGTATTTTGGCCAGGCCAAGCTTGATAAGGCGCCAACTCTGAAAAACATCACCGTGGTGTGTGACGATGTGGCAGCAGCGGAAGCGGCCTATGTGCCGCTCGGTGCGCTTCGCGAAGGCATTGTGTTTGCCCGCGATCTGGTGTCGGAACCGGCCAATATTCTGTACCCGCAATCCTATGCTGACCGCGTGAAGGCTTATGAAAATATCGGTCTCAAGGTCGAGGTTTTGGGCGAGCCAGAAATGGAAAAACTCGGCATGCATTCGCTGCTGGGCGTAGGTTTGGGGTCGCGCAAGGAATTGAAGCTTGTGGTCATGCAATGGTTTGGCGCCGCAGATCAAAAAGCCCAGCCGATCGCCTTTGTCGGCAAGGGTGTGACGTTCGACACCGGCGGTATCTCGATCAAGCCGGCCGAAGGCATGGAAGACATGAAGTGGGACATGGGCGGCTCGGCGGCTGTGGTCGGCACAATGGTAGCTCTGGCCGGTCGCAAGGCCAAGGTCAATGCCATTGGCATCATTGGTCTCGTAGAAAACATGCCGGACGGCAATGCGCAGCGCCCCGGCGATGTGGTCAAGGCGATGTCCGGCACCACGATCGAGGTCATCAACACAGACGCCGAAGGGCGTCTCGTTCTGGCCGACGCCCTGTGGTATTGCCAGGACCGTTTCAAGCCGCAGTTCATGATCGATCTCGCCACCCTGACCGGCGCCATGATCATTGCGCTCGGCATGGATTATGCCGGTGTTTTCAGTAACAACGACGAACTGGCTGAGAAAATCAGTGAAGCGTCGAAAAGCGTACTCGAAAATACGTGGCGCATGCCCTTGCCGGTGCAGTACGAGAAGCAGATCGATTCCAAGATTGCCGATATCCGCAATATCGGTGGCCGGCCGGCCGGCTCGATCACGGCCGCGCTCTTCCTGCAACGCTTCGTTAATGGCACGCCGTGGGCGCACATGGATATCGCACCGGTGGCCTGGACCAACGAACAGCGTATCCCGACTGTGCCGGAAGGTGCTACCGGCTTCGGCGTTCGCACCCTGAACGCGCTGGTCGCCAAATTTTACGAGGGCTAA
- a CDS encoding DNA polymerase III subunit chi, with protein sequence MPDIWFYHLEKTPLPQVLPDLLEKVVQKGWRAYVHGHEDDKIDVLNGQLWTYNPASFLAHGLESEGSANRQSVLLGTSGGMANSPQVYVSVAPVDLPDVSGMERCLIVFEGADDDHLAWARMQWKRMKSEGLDLAYWKQNTQGRWEKMQ encoded by the coding sequence TTGCCCGACATCTGGTTCTATCATCTCGAAAAAACACCGCTTCCGCAGGTCCTGCCGGACCTGCTGGAAAAGGTGGTGCAGAAGGGCTGGCGCGCTTACGTGCATGGCCACGAGGATGACAAGATTGACGTCCTGAATGGCCAGTTATGGACCTACAATCCGGCGTCATTTCTCGCACATGGGCTTGAAAGCGAAGGATCGGCTAACCGCCAGTCAGTCCTTTTGGGTACGTCCGGCGGCATGGCCAATAGTCCGCAGGTTTATGTATCGGTGGCGCCTGTCGATTTACCGGATGTTAGCGGTATGGAGCGCTGTCTTATAGTGTTTGAAGGCGCCGACGACGACCACCTGGCGTGGGCGCGCATGCAATGGAAGCGTATGAAATCGGAGGGACTCGATCTGGCCTACTGGAAACAAAATACGCAAGGACGATGGGAGAAGATGCAATGA
- a CDS encoding proteinase inhibitor i78 — protein sequence MTNYVGKLHQRHLVFALSIIALVSCSSVPEAPVRQAPPVTQTPVYRPMTPSAPPPAAYKPMADDQCGASDLQYLIGKPRTDIPVPLNPGARRVVCSSCIVTQEFRADRQTIIFDTDTGIVQSVKCG from the coding sequence ATGACGAATTACGTTGGCAAATTACATCAGCGGCATCTGGTTTTCGCCTTATCGATCATAGCCTTGGTTTCATGTTCTTCCGTACCCGAAGCGCCGGTCCGGCAAGCGCCGCCGGTGACGCAAACCCCGGTTTATCGCCCGATGACACCTTCTGCGCCACCGCCTGCCGCCTACAAGCCGATGGCGGATGACCAGTGCGGCGCTAGCGATCTGCAATATCTTATCGGTAAGCCGCGCACCGACATACCTGTGCCGCTCAATCCAGGCGCGCGTCGCGTTGTGTGTTCGAGTTGTATCGTAACGCAGGAATTTCGTGCCGATCGTCAGACCATTATATTCGATACGGACACCGGCATAGTGCAATCTGTTAAGTGTGGATAG
- a CDS encoding response regulator — protein MPSRIFCVATQLTIASTGEMALSILAREGEYFGKPLPDLIMLDLQLPKMSGVDVLRHIKTHPRFKHIPVIVMSNSGAVHNILKSYQLHANAYVIKPVDLAKFRDAITLIEQFFFLLASVPALDIDA, from the coding sequence ATGCCTTCAAGGATTTTCTGCGTCGCCACGCAGCTTACCATTGCCTCGACGGGTGAAATGGCTTTGTCCATACTGGCGCGCGAAGGCGAGTATTTCGGAAAGCCTTTACCCGATCTGATCATGCTCGATCTCCAACTACCCAAGATGAGCGGTGTCGATGTGCTGCGTCACATTAAGACACACCCACGTTTCAAGCACATTCCGGTGATCGTGATGTCCAATTCCGGTGCGGTACACAATATACTTAAAAGCTATCAACTGCACGCCAATGCTTACGTAATCAAACCCGTCGACCTGGCGAAATTCCGTGACGCCATCACCCTTATCGAACAGTTCTTTTTCCTACTGGCATCCGTGCCTGCGCTCGATATAGACGCATAG
- a CDS encoding ATP-binding protein, which translates to MPVQSDASEEFKDFAYIVSHDLAGPVRSMVAFSQLLKENMPAAEKAEDQLHLDLIVESGQKLGDMIQGLLAFSRLNTVPRSRALVELEIVVARCYMQLQPQLDATKGHFNYPRMPEVSADAQQMQTVFYSLLDNALKFRKPDVAPDIRIRCDKTSDFWEFSVSDSGIGIDPLFYDDVFRPLRKLHTDEVYPGVGMGLTLTRKIILAHGGQIWLEPSDMGGLKVRFTLPR; encoded by the coding sequence ATGCCCGTTCAATCCGACGCCTCCGAAGAATTCAAGGATTTCGCCTATATCGTCTCCCACGATCTTGCCGGGCCGGTGCGCTCCATGGTGGCGTTTTCCCAACTGTTGAAGGAAAATATGCCGGCTGCCGAAAAGGCGGAGGACCAGCTTCATCTCGATCTGATTGTGGAGAGCGGTCAAAAACTGGGTGACATGATCCAGGGCTTGCTGGCTTTTTCGCGTCTCAACACCGTGCCGCGCAGCCGTGCCTTGGTCGAACTCGAAATCGTGGTGGCGCGCTGCTACATGCAATTGCAACCACAACTCGACGCCACCAAGGGCCATTTCAATTATCCGCGCATGCCTGAGGTATCGGCTGATGCCCAACAGATGCAGACGGTCTTTTACAGTCTGCTCGATAATGCACTGAAATTTCGCAAACCTGACGTAGCGCCCGATATCCGTATTCGCTGCGACAAGACCAGTGATTTCTGGGAATTCAGCGTTTCGGACAGCGGCATAGGTATCGACCCGCTGTTTTACGATGATGTCTTCCGGCCGTTGCGCAAGCTGCATACCGACGAGGTTTATCCGGGAGTCGGCATGGGCCTGACCTTAACGCGCAAAATCATCCTGGCGCATGGCGGACAGATATGGCTTGAGCCATCCGACATGGGGGGGCTGAAGGTCAGGTTCACCCTTCCGCGCTAA